CTTTCGCTTTTTCCTCAATAACAGGCCACGGTGCCAGCAGCAAGGCCGGGTCAAGGTTGCCCTGCAATGTTTTGGTCATCCCCATGGAGCGGGCTTCTGAAATCGGCAGGCGCCAGTCAAGGCCGACAACATCAAGCGGCAGGTCATGCCAGTCCATCGCAAGGTGGCCTGCTCCGACTCCAAACATGATGAGTGGAACGTCTTCTTCCCTTAAACTGGAGAAGATCCGCTCCATTACTGGTTTTACATACTTGCGGTAGTCCTGCTGGTTCAATGCACCGACCCATGAATCAAAAATCTGGATTGCCTGTGCCCCCGCCTTGATTTGGGCCTTCACATAATCGATGACCATATCGCCCAGTTTTTCCATCAACAGGTTCCATCCCTCAGGATCTGTATACATGAATGCTTTTGTTTTGTAATAGTTTTTGGAAGGGCCGCCTTCAATCATGTAGCTCGCCAGTGTAAAAGGGGCGCCGCTGAAGCTGATCAATGGAACCGATAATTGTTCACGGAGCAGCTTGATCGTATCCAGGACGTATGGCACATCCTGCTCCGGCTTGATCGTGCCGAGCCGTTCAACGTCTGCCTTTGAGGAGATCGGATTGCTGATGACCGGGCCGATTCCCGACTTGATTTCAACATCGATTCCGATGGCCGGCAGCGGAGTCATAATATCTTTATAAAGGATAGCCGCATCAACGCCATGCTGTTCGACCGGCAGCCTCGTCACATAAGCGCATAACTCGGGCTGATGGGTTATTTCAAAAAGGGAGTATTTCTTCTTGATCTCGCGGTATTCAGGCTGATAGCGTCCTGCCTGTCTCATATACCAGACCGGAACATGGTCTGTTTCTTCTCCGCGGCATGCTTTTAAAAACGCATCATTAAATGGTTTGGTCGTCATGACATCACACCTCTCTATTATGTAGGCTCTGTCCGAGCTGAATCTTGATATATATGCGCCGTCAAAATCGAGCGCTTTTCATACCTGCCAGGGGCTTTCCGGAGTCTCGCACACCCGTGCCGATCGATCTGTCTATGATCAGAAAATAGTGTCCAATATTATTATAAAAACAGCATTTTTTCCGCACGCAGGTGAATTATATCATAAATCCGCATCTCAAATCATATCTTGAGCCGTTTGTCCATCTAATAGACAAAAAACACCAAACGCATAGTGCATTCGGTGTTTTGCCTCAGAAAAAAACAGCTGAAAACATCCCGTCAAGGAAACCGGTAACCGCTGGGATCACCCGGTTGAAAATGGGCTGAATCGTATAGCGATACAGCGGCGTTATAATGAGAAACAGAAAAATGATGATACCGAAGGATTCATATTGTGTCAGCTTTGCCCGAATATCCGGCGGCGACAAGTCTTCAACGATCCGATATCCGTCAAGCGGCGGAAACGGGAGCAGGTTAAAGACGAATAAGATGACATTCAAATAGATGAACGTATTTAAAAATTGATACAAGATATCAGAGACAGCTGCTGACAGGGTCTCCTCGAGGCCGGTCACAATCATTGAATACCAGAGTACAAACCCCATTGCGGCAAGGAACAGGTTGCTGAGGGGCCCGGCAGCCGACACAAGTATTCCGGAAAGGCGGGGTTTTTTAAAATAAAACCGATTGACCGGAACAGGACGCGCCCACCCGAATCCTGCTATCAAGATCATAATCGTCCCGAATAAATCAAGATGGGCGAACGGCGACAATGTCAGCCTGCCCTGGTCCTTCGCAGTCGGGTCGCCGAACTTGTAAGCGACATACGCATGGGAAAATTCATGGACCGAAAAGGCGATTGCAAGTGTGATTAAAAGATAAGGTAAATCCTCCAGGTCAAAAAAGAAAAAATCCATAACTGCCCCACCTTTTCATTCTCAAATTCATGATTACGTTCACCAGATTTTGTCCCTCAGTTCGCCGAGCCTGCTGCCTCCCCACCTTGGATCAAAATATTTTGGAACAGCTTCATTAGAAGGTTTTCCTTCTGAATCGGTCAGTTTATTATAAGGAACCACAATATAGGCGGGCGGGTCAAAGACATTGACATTTTTAACTGTAAAATCACCCGACCCTGTCACAGTCCCCACTTTATTTCTGGTACCGCCTTTCACTTCATATATATGATAGACAACACGCTCATCATCAGCCGGCGTCCATGACAGTTCTGCAGTAAACAGGCTCAGGGCTTTAAATGACATATCAACTGTGAGGTCATCGATTTCCGGAAGCTTGATCGGATTCTCAAGATCATCTACACCATCAGGCTTTGAAAATGCTGTTTCCCTTTTCACACCGCCATCCGTGAGGATTTTCTTGAAGAGGACCGCTGCGTAGGAACTGCCTTCTTTCAAGTGCTGGTCTTTATTGGTTTTATCATACCCCATCCAAAGTGCTCCTGTTACACGAGGGGTGTATCCGGCGAACCAGGCATCCGCCGCAGCACCTTCCACTCCCGAAAATGAGGTGGTGCCCGTTTTGCCGGCAAGCGCCCCATCATATGAACCCTTCCGCGCAGTCCCTTCCTCGACAACGGATGAAAGCATGCGCGTCATGTACCAGGCTGTCTGTTTTGAAAACACTTTGTTCGTTTCAGGATCAGCCTCTCCAAGTTTTTCGCCGTCGCGATTATAAATTTCGAGAATGAAGAACGGTTCAATCGCTTCGCCCTCTGCCGGAAAAGCCCGGTAGGCACCGGCTAGCTGCAGCGGCGTGACGCCTTCGTTAAGCCCTCCAAGAGCGATGGCAAGCCCTTCATCAGGAACAGGCATCGCCGCTTTCTCGAGGTACTTTTTCCCTGTATCGATGCCGATTTCATTCATCGTCCATACGGCGGGTGCATTGTCTGAATGGACGATGGCGTCATACATCGATATTTCGCCGTCATATTGGCTATCATAGTTTTCGGGTGTGTACTTCCCGTACGTCTTTTTTTCATCAACAAGCATGCTGTATGGTCCGAATTTGCCCTCCTCGATGGCCGGCCCATAAACGGCGAGCGGTTTCAGCGCCGATCCGGGCTGGCGTTTCACCACCGCTCGGTTCAGTCCTTTATGGACATAATTGCGGCCGCCTATGACAGACAATACACCGCCGGTTTTATTATCAAGCAGGACGAATGAACCCTGTACATGTTCATCTGATCCAGGAAAGTACTTTTCTTCTTGAAAAAGCTTATAAGCGGTCCTTTGAATTTTTTCATCCATCGGCACTTTAATCGAATAGCCGCCGGTCATCACTTCTTCATAAGATAAGTGATACTTTTCATTCGCTTCTTTTAATACCATATCAATATAAGAAGTATAGGACGCATCCTGTCTTTCTTTAAGCCCGGATACAGAAATCGTCTTTCCCTGGCTGCGGACGGCCTGCTCTGGTTCAATGTAGCCGTGCTTTTCCATCAGGGCCAGAACAAGATCGCGCCGTTCTTTGCTTTTTTCGGGGTGATTGACAGGCGAATACGTCGACGGTGCTTTTGGAAGCCCGGCCAGCAACGCACCTTCATCGACTGTCAGCTCCGATATATCCTTATCAAAATAGAGCTTTGCGGCAGACTGGATCCCATATGCGCCATGACCGAAATAAATCTGGTTCAAATACATTTCCAGCAGTTTTTCCTTACTGTAATTGCGCTCAAGATTAATGGCAATGACAGCCTCTTTCGTTTTGCGCAGTAATGTCTTTTCATGTGAGAGAAACACATTCTTGGCAAGCTGCTGGGTGATCGTACTGCCGCCTTCCACCTTCTGGCCGGCTAGAATATCCTTATACAGCGCTCTCATGATCGCCTGGGCGTCAATGCCCGGATGATCATAAAACCTTGAATCTTCCACAGCTATGAATGCATGCTGCACATGCTTTGGAATATCATTTATATGAACGAGTTCCCGATTGACAGAATAGATTTTCGTAATGCGGTTCCCTTTTGAGTCAACAATTTCAGAGGTGGAGTCCATGACGAGCTTTTTGTCGTCAATGACGTACTCCCCGGCTAAAATGATGATGATGTAACCGGCCAGACCCAGCAATAGGGCTGATGCGGCAAACACAGCACCGATTAAGACTTTTCTCATCATGCTGTTCCTACTCCTTTAAATTGTTAATTACCGGTTTTGTTATCCGGCAGGTCCAAAAGTGCAAGGCGCCCGCTTAGCGGCGTACGCATAAGCGGGAGTACCCGCAGGAAGGTGATCTTTCCTTCCGGAGGGGATCACCGCTTATGACGATAGCCGCTGGCGCCTGGAGCTGGATGACTCCCTTCTCGCTTTTTATCTACAATGCAAAAAACTTATAATGTCCTTAACATCAAGAAAAGCAGGCACTCCGGCAAAACACAAATCCAGATGCCTAAAATAAGAATACACTCCATCTTATCTTATTTTCGACAACTTTTGAACTATTATGTTCAGTTTATCAGGGTTTTCGCCCTCTTAAAAAAGGTAAACTAATAAGAGACTACGTGAAGGAGGATAAAATGTGGACAAACTTCATATTACCCATGGCACTTATCCATTTTTGAAAAAGATGAAGGAACAAAATGAACAAGAGTCGATGCTTCTCCTTTTGAAAGACACCGGTGCGGTCTTGCTTCATGAAACCGGGGGAAATACGCTGTTTAAAGGCGGTTATTCATATGACATATTTGCGTCAAAGGGAGAGCTTTCTGCAGGAAAATTTGCCGTACTCGCCCATTTTCCGGTCCGGGATGAAGGCCGTCCGCTTTTTGAAGACGAGGTGAGCCAGAAAGCCGATGCGGTCATGAAGGAGGATGCCCTTCTTGCCGTGCGCGGGCTCAGGCCTTTAAAAGGGGATACGTATATTGTAGTTACTGTATGGAAAACGGAAGGGGCGTATACAACCTGGTCAGCGCAGGACCCTGATTTCCCGCTTGCAAAAGAGGATAAGTCGGTATTGAAAAGTCCTGTTTATTCCTCTGAATATGTCATACCGAAATCGAATTGAAAGGACGGGATGCAACCAGCTAAGCAATTGTTTCCCAGTAAAAAACATATCAAATGTCATACTAATCAGCAGACCAAATCTCTTATGTTTTGGTCTTTTCTTTTTCCTTATAAGTTTCAAGTGAATTGTAATTTTATATTACTAACTCAAGGTATGAAGAAGGTTCAGGTCACAGTGAGTTTGACCGAAGAAAAGCTGATGTCGCCCTTGTGCCTATGCTGAAAGCGAGTACCTGCAACGGAAATCAACACTAGCGTTTAACAGAGCCGATTTTTTAAACCGCAAAAATGACAGCAGGTTATTCTGGAGATTGCGGGGAGGCTCAGCGCCGTCCCCGCTGAAAGCCAGCAGCAGCCAGACCCGTCCGATTTCAAGTTCACGTGTTCCTTGTGATATTATGCCGGTTGGCATACACTGCAGCCTGCGTTCTGTCCTGGACTTCCAGCTTGCTCAAAATATGGCTTACATGCGTTTTCACGGTTTTGATCCCAATGAATAATTCATTACAAATTTCCTGATTTGTCATCCCTTCTCCGAGACACTGCAAGACTTCTAACTCCCTTCTGGTTAGCTGTTCATGGAGCGTTTTCTGCTGAGAGGAACGAAACCGGTTCATCATCGTTGTAGCCGCCCGCGCCTCAATAACAGATTCACCGTCAACAGCTTTTTTTATCGCGTCCATAATGTCCTCGGCCTTGGCCGTCTTCAACAAGTAACTGAATGCACCTGCTTCAATTGCAGGAATGACTTGTTCTTCATCATAAAAGCTTGTGATGATGATGATTTTGCATTCAGGTGCAAAAGTCATGATCTCTTTTGTAGCTTCGACCCCCGTCCCGTTTTCCATCAGCAGATCCATCAGCACGACATCCGGCCGCTGCTCCTTTACAAGCTGTACCGCTTCCCGTCCGCTCGAGCCTTCACCGGCGATTTCAAAATCCGGCTCTGTCATCAAGTAGGAAAGCAGGCCTTTCCTGACCATATCATGGTCATCCACGACCGCTATCCGAATCGGCTTCCCCATATTCCTTTTCCTCCTTTACCGGTACCCGGATTGTTAAATATGTTCCCTGCCCCTTTTGGGATTTCAGGCTGACAGACGCACCGATTTCTTCGGCCCGTTCCTGCATCGTTTTTAGACCATAGGATGTTTTTCTTTCCATCTGAAAGTCAAATCCTTTTCCGTCATCGCTTATGTATATGTATAAATGTTTTTGCTGCAATGCCGCTTCCAATTTGACCACCTGTGCTTCCGCATGTCGCAGGACGTTGGAAAGAAACTCCTGAATGATTCTGAACAGATGATCCTCGACTCCCCTTGAGAGCCTGGGCTGTCTGCCAAGACTGACCTGAAAATCGATGGTGCATTTCGCCTTCAGTTCACCGATCAGTTTTTCGAGTCCATCCCAAAGCGTATCCCCGCTCAGATGGACTGGCCGCAGGTGCAGCATGAGAGCGCGCATTTCCACCTGGGCCTGCGCGGCCATATCCGAAATCTGCTGCAATTGTTCTTTTGCCTTTTGTCCATCCATATCATAAATCCGGAGAGCAGCAGATGACATCATGCTTAAAGCGAACAGCTGCTGGCTTACCGCATCATGAAGATCACGGGCGAGCCGCTGCCGCTCTTCAATCGTGGCTGCTTTGTGTGCTTCTTCCGCGAGCTCAGCCTTTTCATCCGCCAGCCGCTGCAGCGATTGCACCTGGCTGTCGATCCTTTCAGCAAGACCATTTAATTCAACGGACATGCGGCCGATTTCATCACTCCGATCCTGTTCCATGCGCCTCGAAAGATTTCCCCTTGAGAGGACAGTGATAAAAGTGGACAGTTTCTCCAAACGGTCTTTCAGCGGCTGGCTGCTTGTGTATCCTGCATACATGCCCGACACCAGTGCTGCGATGAAAACCAAACCCGTCAGCCACAAAATGGCTGAAAGCCCAAGGGGATTGGCCGGCATGAACAGTAAAGCGAACTGCAGCCCAACAAAAAATAAGATGCCGGTCCCCATCGCGGCAAAGACATGCATACGTAAAATGTGATAGCGGATACTGGCTATTTTTTTCAGCATACACTCCGCCCCTTCCTATACCCTGTCAATCCGGATATCACCGGCCTTCAACTTGACCCGGAACGTCAGCTTTCTCGTAGCTTCATCGTAACCTGGTGTTTTGAAATTGTAATCCCGGTTCACACCATCGGTACTTTGACCGAGTACCTTTATGCTTCCGGCTTTAACATGTGCATCAACTGCAAACTCAAGTTCCTCAGGAATCAGGATTTTTACATCGCCGACCCATCCTGAAATTTTGATGGGGATTTCTTTGTCCGGCAAAAAACCTTTTGTGAAATCAAGATGATAGTCTCCAACAGCATTCCAGACATTCATCGGCTCCACTGGCCAGTTTGGCGAATCATACTTTATATCACCGATTGGGAAACCGCCTGCATCCGTATTTTCATATATGCCACCTTTATTAAAAAACAGCTTGATGCCCAAATAAACGAGCAGCAGCGGCCAAAGTTTCCATACCATGCCGAACGTGAACGAAATCACATCAAGCCGGTCAAGCATGAGCAGCATCCCCAGGGATAGGAACAGGAGTCCCCAGAACCAGCTTCCGCCTGATTTGCGCATTACCCGCACGAGTGAACTCAATCCAATCGCAATAAAGATGACCGGATAAAAGAATATGAGAAGCTCTCTTATTTCCACTGTTAAAATGCCGATATTCACGAGCAGCAGCAGCACTCCGAATCCGATTAAAGTGAAAGCTGCGAATAATTTACCAATTGATAGTCCGCCCATTTTAATCTCCCTCTTTCCGCCTATATACAAATTCCGCATCGGTCTTCATTTTCCTGTTTAATCATATGTGAATATGCGGAGTTCCTTCAGGCTGAATGACAGAATGGAAACGATGCAGACTGCCAGGCCGGCAAAAAAAATGATAGAACCAATTCCGGCCCCAGCTCCGATTATGAGAGAGGTGACCAAATACGAGACTGGCACCAGCCCGGTGGCTACCGTCATTAACAGACTCATAACCCTGCCAAGCATACGCGGGTCTGTCTTCGACTGGACAACGGTCAAAATCGGTATATTGACTACCTGCATCAAAATGCCGATGACAAATAATAATGGAACCGCAAACAGCAGCGACGGGACAACGCCCAACAGTGTAAAAAGCGCAGTTTGAACCAACAAGGCATACAACACGAGCAGCCCCGGCCTTTTTACAGATTTCATCACAGTCATCAGCAAAGCGCCGCCAAGCGCACCAATGCCGAACGCCATTTCCATCGCCGTCAGCCCGAGTGCATTCTCCTGATATACGTCTTTTACCAGCAGCGGAATGCCCATTGAAAGCGGCCCGGTAATGAAAAAATTCAGCAGGAATGCCATCGACATGACTGACAGCAGTAAGTTGTTCTGTTTAACGTAATTGAATCCTAGTTTTATATCATGAAATATGCCTTTCTTCGATTCTGGAGTCCCTTCCTCTTGTACCAGTTTAATCCTTGCCACTGTCCAGGCGGCAATAACGAGTATGACAGCTGCAACAGTGAAAATCCCTTTAAACCCGATTGTCACGATAAGCGTTCCACCTGCAGCCGGCCCGATGATCGGGCTTAACTGCTGTGTCATCTGCAGTGTGCCGTTCCCGCGCTGCAGCGATTCTTTCGGCAATATTTCAGCAACCAGCGAATTCATGCTTGGATGCGAAAACGCG
This genomic stretch from Bacillus marinisedimentorum harbors:
- the hemE gene encoding uroporphyrinogen decarboxylase → MTTKPFNDAFLKACRGEETDHVPVWYMRQAGRYQPEYREIKKKYSLFEITHQPELCAYVTRLPVEQHGVDAAILYKDIMTPLPAIGIDVEIKSGIGPVISNPISSKADVERLGTIKPEQDVPYVLDTIKLLREQLSVPLISFSGAPFTLASYMIEGGPSKNYYKTKAFMYTDPEGWNLLMEKLGDMVIDYVKAQIKAGAQAIQIFDSWVGALNQQDYRKYVKPVMERIFSSLREEDVPLIMFGVGAGHLAMDWHDLPLDVVGLDWRLPISEARSMGMTKTLQGNLDPALLLAPWPVIEEKAKEILDEGMKDPGYIFNLGHGIFPQVKVETLQKLTKFVHEYSADKKASK
- the liaF gene encoding cell wall-active antibiotics response protein LiaF, which produces MRNLYIGGKREIKMGGLSIGKLFAAFTLIGFGVLLLLVNIGILTVEIRELLIFFYPVIFIAIGLSSLVRVMRKSGGSWFWGLLFLSLGMLLMLDRLDVISFTFGMVWKLWPLLLVYLGIKLFFNKGGIYENTDAGGFPIGDIKYDSPNWPVEPMNVWNAVGDYHLDFTKGFLPDKEIPIKISGWVGDVKILIPEELEFAVDAHVKAGSIKVLGQSTDGVNRDYNFKTPGYDEATRKLTFRVKLKAGDIRIDRV
- a CDS encoding sensor histidine kinase — encoded protein: MLKKIASIRYHILRMHVFAAMGTGILFFVGLQFALLFMPANPLGLSAILWLTGLVFIAALVSGMYAGYTSSQPLKDRLEKLSTFITVLSRGNLSRRMEQDRSDEIGRMSVELNGLAERIDSQVQSLQRLADEKAELAEEAHKAATIEERQRLARDLHDAVSQQLFALSMMSSAALRIYDMDGQKAKEQLQQISDMAAQAQVEMRALMLHLRPVHLSGDTLWDGLEKLIGELKAKCTIDFQVSLGRQPRLSRGVEDHLFRIIQEFLSNVLRHAEAQVVKLEAALQQKHLYIYISDDGKGFDFQMERKTSYGLKTMQERAEEIGASVSLKSQKGQGTYLTIRVPVKEEKEYGEADSDSGRG
- a CDS encoding site-2 protease family protein yields the protein MDFFFFDLEDLPYLLITLAIAFSVHEFSHAYVAYKFGDPTAKDQGRLTLSPFAHLDLFGTIMILIAGFGWARPVPVNRFYFKKPRLSGILVSAAGPLSNLFLAAMGFVLWYSMIVTGLEETLSAAVSDILYQFLNTFIYLNVILFVFNLLPFPPLDGYRIVEDLSPPDIRAKLTQYESFGIIIFLFLIITPLYRYTIQPIFNRVIPAVTGFLDGMFSAVFF
- a CDS encoding transglycosylase domain-containing protein, producing the protein MMRKVLIGAVFAASALLLGLAGYIIIILAGEYVIDDKKLVMDSTSEIVDSKGNRITKIYSVNRELVHINDIPKHVQHAFIAVEDSRFYDHPGIDAQAIMRALYKDILAGQKVEGGSTITQQLAKNVFLSHEKTLLRKTKEAVIAINLERNYSKEKLLEMYLNQIYFGHGAYGIQSAAKLYFDKDISELTVDEGALLAGLPKAPSTYSPVNHPEKSKERRDLVLALMEKHGYIEPEQAVRSQGKTISVSGLKERQDASYTSYIDMVLKEANEKYHLSYEEVMTGGYSIKVPMDEKIQRTAYKLFQEEKYFPGSDEHVQGSFVLLDNKTGGVLSVIGGRNYVHKGLNRAVVKRQPGSALKPLAVYGPAIEEGKFGPYSMLVDEKKTYGKYTPENYDSQYDGEISMYDAIVHSDNAPAVWTMNEIGIDTGKKYLEKAAMPVPDEGLAIALGGLNEGVTPLQLAGAYRAFPAEGEAIEPFFILEIYNRDGEKLGEADPETNKVFSKQTAWYMTRMLSSVVEEGTARKGSYDGALAGKTGTTSFSGVEGAAADAWFAGYTPRVTGALWMGYDKTNKDQHLKEGSSYAAVLFKKILTDGGVKRETAFSKPDGVDDLENPIKLPEIDDLTVDMSFKALSLFTAELSWTPADDERVVYHIYEVKGGTRNKVGTVTGSGDFTVKNVNVFDPPAYIVVPYNKLTDSEGKPSNEAVPKYFDPRWGGSRLGELRDKIW
- a CDS encoding response regulator; protein product: MGKPIRIAVVDDHDMVRKGLLSYLMTEPDFEIAGEGSSGREAVQLVKEQRPDVVLMDLLMENGTGVEATKEIMTFAPECKIIIITSFYDEEQVIPAIEAGAFSYLLKTAKAEDIMDAIKKAVDGESVIEARAATTMMNRFRSSQQKTLHEQLTRRELEVLQCLGEGMTNQEICNELFIGIKTVKTHVSHILSKLEVQDRTQAAVYANRHNITRNT
- a CDS encoding antibiotic biosynthesis monooxygenase family protein; this translates as MDKLHITHGTYPFLKKMKEQNEQESMLLLLKDTGAVLLHETGGNTLFKGGYSYDIFASKGELSAGKFAVLAHFPVRDEGRPLFEDEVSQKADAVMKEDALLAVRGLRPLKGDTYIVVTVWKTEGAYTTWSAQDPDFPLAKEDKSVLKSPVYSSEYVIPKSN
- a CDS encoding MFS transporter; this translates as MKQEQAVSRLDPITAKKENPFADRNFLYLFIGALFSSPGYYVYLIGSEWLMLSITGNRFYFGMLFVAASIPRLIFMMYGGAAADRLNKRTILFISDLSRAFLVSVLLVLVWLDAAAAWHLIVLSVFFGISDAFSHPSMNSLVAEILPKESLQRGNGTLQMTQQLSPIIGPAAGGTLIVTIGFKGIFTVAAVILVIAAWTVARIKLVQEEGTPESKKGIFHDIKLGFNYVKQNNLLLSVMSMAFLLNFFITGPLSMGIPLLVKDVYQENALGLTAMEMAFGIGALGGALLMTVMKSVKRPGLLVLYALLVQTALFTLLGVVPSLLFAVPLLFVIGILMQVVNIPILTVVQSKTDPRMLGRVMSLLMTVATGLVPVSYLVTSLIIGAGAGIGSIIFFAGLAVCIVSILSFSLKELRIFTYD